A window of Bacteroidota bacterium contains these coding sequences:
- a CDS encoding ATP/GTP-binding protein, with protein sequence MIKKLKLATSLFLFTCLSPVVTLSQNHKLVKLWETDSVFKVPESVLFDKASNTLFISNIDGTEPWGKDGKGSVGKMNADGKNITVEWVTGLNAPKGMGLYKGKLYVADLTELVVIDVASGMIEKRISVPGADRLNDVSIGKKGVVFVSDSRGRKVYEVKNEKADELLDSFKLKGPNGVLKHKADLYVLDAGTMYKMNKDKTLIKITEGMDGGTDGIENVKGGDFIVSCWAGTVWYVNADGTKELLLDGRPDKKNSADIGFDAKTKTVFIPSFWRNTVAAYEVK encoded by the coding sequence ATGATAAAGAAATTAAAACTTGCCACATCACTGTTTCTTTTCACCTGTTTAAGTCCTGTAGTGACTCTTTCTCAAAATCATAAGCTGGTAAAATTATGGGAGACGGATTCTGTATTCAAGGTTCCGGAATCAGTCTTGTTTGATAAAGCCAGCAACACACTTTTTATTTCCAATATCGACGGAACAGAACCCTGGGGAAAAGATGGTAAAGGTTCAGTTGGTAAAATGAATGCTGATGGAAAAAATATAACGGTTGAATGGGTAACAGGGTTAAATGCGCCGAAAGGAATGGGATTATACAAAGGGAAATTATATGTAGCGGATCTTACCGAATTGGTTGTAATTGATGTTGCTTCCGGAATGATCGAAAAAAGAATAAGTGTTCCCGGGGCTGACCGGTTAAATGATGTAAGTATTGGCAAAAAAGGTGTTGTATTCGTATCAGACTCCAGGGGTAGAAAAGTATATGAAGTAAAAAACGAAAAAGCAGATGAATTGCTGGATAGTTTTAAACTTAAAGGCCCGAATGGTGTTTTAAAACATAAGGCCGATCTGTATGTACTGGATGCAGGTACAATGTATAAAATGAATAAGGATAAAACACTTATTAAAATAACGGAAGGAATGGATGGCGGAACAGATGGAATAGAAAATGTGAAAGGAGGAGATTTTATCGTTTCCTGTTGGGCAGGTACTGTTTGGTACGTAAATGCTGATGGCACGAAAGAACTGCTGCTCGATGGAAGACCTGATAAAAAGAACTCTGCCGATATTGGATTTGATGCAAAAACCAAAACTGTGTTCATTCCTTCATTCTGGAGAAACACAGTAGCTGCTTACGAGGTAAAGTAA
- the bshC gene encoding bacillithiol biosynthesis cysteine-adding enzyme BshC: MDCTADRIPYRQTGNFNKIVVDYVDQLSSLKDFFVYTPSLAGIKKAIEERKQFPYNRSILVQELKKQYETVTASDAVNKNIEALSSANTFTITTAHQNNIFSGPLYFIYKTLHAIRLAEHCKTSFPEYNFVPVFYIGSEDADLDELNHIHLGGEKIIWNTKQKGAVGRMKIDKELIKLIGLIEGQLSVLPAGNEIVKLIRDCYKEGDTVQNATFKFLHSLFAEYGLIVFLPDNAALKGQMIKLFEDDLLHQTASDTVEKTAADLSAAGYKVQANPREINLFYLKDDIRERIEKVNGEWRVVNEGLKFKKEELLNELSEHPERFSPNVILRGLYQETILPNIAFIGGGGELAYWLQLKDLFAHYKVPYPVLVLRNSFLIVEKKLQEKISKLGFTIEDFFLSEQELVNKLVARDSKNKIKLNGSFSDAESFYELIKKQVTSIDTSLEKHVDALKAQSFHRLKELEKKMLRAEKRKFADQQRQIHSIKEHLFPDGGGLQERYDNISYYYAKWGSDVIKKIYEHSLALENEFVILSEA, encoded by the coding sequence ATGGATTGTACTGCAGACAGGATACCATACCGGCAAACTGGCAACTTCAATAAGATTGTTGTTGACTACGTTGACCAGCTATCTTCTTTAAAGGATTTCTTTGTATATACCCCAAGTTTGGCGGGAATTAAAAAAGCAATTGAGGAAAGAAAACAATTTCCTTATAATCGCAGTATTCTTGTCCAGGAATTAAAAAAACAATATGAAACGGTTACTGCTTCTGATGCTGTGAACAAAAACATTGAAGCATTATCATCAGCAAATACATTTACTATCACAACGGCTCATCAAAACAATATTTTCAGCGGCCCGCTATATTTTATTTATAAAACCCTTCATGCTATCCGCTTAGCAGAACATTGTAAAACATCTTTTCCTGAATACAATTTTGTGCCGGTATTTTATATTGGCAGTGAAGATGCTGACCTCGATGAACTCAATCATATTCATTTAGGCGGAGAAAAGATTATTTGGAATACTAAACAGAAAGGTGCGGTAGGAAGGATGAAAATAGATAAAGAATTAATTAAGCTAATTGGCTTGATCGAAGGACAGCTTTCCGTTTTGCCGGCAGGTAATGAAATTGTAAAACTGATCAGGGATTGTTATAAGGAAGGAGATACTGTACAAAATGCAACATTTAAATTTTTACACAGCTTGTTTGCTGAATATGGATTAATAGTATTCCTGCCCGATAACGCCGCATTGAAAGGACAAATGATAAAACTGTTTGAGGATGATCTACTCCATCAAACAGCTTCAGACACTGTTGAGAAAACAGCCGCGGATCTTTCTGCTGCAGGTTATAAAGTACAGGCCAACCCAAGAGAGATCAATTTATTTTATTTGAAAGATGATATTCGTGAGAGGATAGAGAAGGTGAATGGCGAGTGGCGAGTGGTAAATGAAGGATTAAAGTTTAAGAAGGAAGAATTACTTAATGAGCTATCTGAACATCCGGAGCGTTTCAGCCCGAATGTTATCCTGCGTGGATTATACCAGGAAACAATTTTACCCAATATTGCTTTTATTGGTGGCGGAGGTGAACTGGCTTACTGGCTACAGTTAAAGGATTTGTTTGCGCATTATAAAGTTCCTTACCCGGTTTTAGTGTTGCGTAATTCATTTTTGATCGTTGAAAAGAAATTGCAGGAAAAAATATCAAAACTCGGATTTACTATTGAAGATTTCTTTTTATCCGAACAGGAATTGGTAAATAAACTGGTAGCAAGGGATTCAAAAAATAAGATCAAATTAAATGGCTCTTTTTCCGATGCGGAAAGTTTTTATGAACTGATCAAAAAACAGGTTACTTCAATTGATACATCACTGGAAAAGCATGTAGATGCTTTAAAGGCCCAATCATTTCACCGGTTAAAAGAATTGGAGAAGAAAATGCTAAGGGCTGAGAAAAGAAAATTTGCTGATCAGCAAAGACAGATACATTCAATTAAAGAACATCTATTTCCTGACGGTGGTGGTCTGCAGGAACGTTACGATAATATCAGCTATTATTATGCAAAATGGGGGAGTGACGTTATTAAAAAAATATATGAACATTCTCTTGCTCTGGAAAATGAGTTTGTTATTTTAAGCGAAGCTTAG
- the purE gene encoding 5-(carboxyamino)imidazole ribonucleotide mutase, with amino-acid sequence MTPMVGIIMGSDSDLNIMQAASDILKQFEIPHEVTVVSAHRTPLRMVEYAQKAKERGLKVIIAGAGGAAHLPGMVASITPLPVVGVPIKSSNSIDGWDSVLSILQMPNGVPVATVALNAAKNAGILAAEIIGSFDDAISKKVSDYKNSLNNEVIEKVENMKKAGWENKFD; translated from the coding sequence ATGACTCCAATGGTTGGCATCATTATGGGCAGCGATAGCGATTTAAATATCATGCAAGCTGCTTCTGACATCTTAAAGCAATTTGAAATCCCACATGAAGTAACAGTTGTCTCTGCACACCGTACACCGCTGCGTATGGTTGAGTATGCACAGAAAGCAAAAGAAAGAGGATTGAAAGTGATCATTGCGGGTGCAGGTGGCGCTGCACATTTGCCGGGTATGGTCGCTTCTATCACTCCCCTGCCTGTTGTTGGTGTTCCTATTAAATCATCGAATAGTATTGATGGTTGGGATTCTGTTCTTTCTATTTTACAAATGCCTAATGGTGTACCTGTAGCTACTGTTGCATTGAATGCAGCAAAAAATGCAGGCATCTTAGCTGCTGAAATAATCGGTTCATTTGATGATGCTATTTCGAAGAAGGTAAGCGATTATAAAAATTCCCTGAACAATGAAGTGATCGAAAAAGTAGAGAATATGAAGAAAGCGGGATGGGAAAATAAATTTGATTGA
- a CDS encoding TolC family protein produces MLRHTISRFFVTSTNKSQFTLSLPKGRTLVLLIHCSVFILASHIVSAQKVLSVEEAIATALQNNYEIQLSKNDSAVATLDYSYRNSVFFPRVNANAGLIFTRSNQKQVFITGNNREGDVKTDNYTSNVSLNWTLFDGLKMFATRNKAAELIHLGELGIKNQVINTIAIVVNNYYDIVRQKQQLKAVEEQMSINQTRVDLSQRKLDIGVGAKPDVLQSKVDLNAQKAAQLRQQILIQQLKETLNQVMNVPTGVNYEVSDSIPLNTTLSLGEIQSKAITENPLLQIQKKNIDIATLTMKERKADRFPILALNSAYNLNRTDNDVTINPAFPLYSRNRGLNYGISATLPIFNNNNVNRQVRQAQLNVDYQKLIYENQKSIINVGVINAFKDYELQKQSLELEEANILLARENVSIILETYKLGAATYLQLREAQKSLEDAYNRLIAARYNTKLAETELLRLKGELVK; encoded by the coding sequence ATGTTGCGACACACTATTTCCCGTTTTTTTGTTACTTCAACTAATAAGTCGCAGTTTACCCTGAGCTTGCCGAAGGGTCGCACTCTTGTACTTTTGATCCATTGTTCAGTTTTTATATTAGCATCACACATAGTGAGTGCACAAAAGGTTTTATCCGTAGAGGAAGCTATTGCCACAGCACTCCAGAACAATTATGAGATCCAGTTATCCAAAAATGATTCTGCCGTAGCAACATTGGATTACTCTTACCGCAATTCTGTTTTTTTCCCAAGAGTAAATGCTAATGCAGGACTCATATTTACAAGAAGTAACCAGAAGCAGGTATTTATAACCGGTAATAACCGCGAAGGCGACGTTAAAACAGATAACTATACCAGTAATGTCTCCCTTAACTGGACATTGTTTGATGGTTTAAAAATGTTTGCTACAAGAAATAAGGCCGCAGAGCTTATTCATTTGGGTGAGTTGGGAATAAAAAATCAGGTCATCAATACCATAGCGATCGTAGTAAATAACTATTATGATATAGTCCGCCAGAAACAACAGCTTAAAGCGGTAGAAGAACAAATGAGCATCAACCAGACCAGGGTTGATCTCTCACAACGCAAACTGGATATTGGCGTTGGTGCCAAACCGGATGTGCTACAAAGCAAAGTAGACCTGAATGCGCAAAAAGCTGCACAGCTTCGGCAACAGATATTGATCCAACAATTGAAAGAAACACTTAACCAGGTAATGAATGTACCAACAGGCGTAAACTACGAAGTAAGTGATTCAATACCGCTGAACACAACACTTTCACTCGGAGAAATACAGTCGAAGGCGATCACTGAAAATCCGCTATTGCAGATACAGAAAAAAAATATTGATATTGCAACCCTGACAATGAAGGAAAGGAAAGCTGATCGATTCCCGATACTTGCTTTGAATTCTGCTTATAATCTTAACAGGACTGATAATGATGTTACCATAAACCCTGCTTTCCCATTATACAGCCGTAACCGGGGTTTAAATTATGGAATTTCTGCAACGCTGCCGATCTTTAACAACAACAATGTTAACCGGCAGGTCAGACAGGCACAATTGAATGTCGACTACCAGAAATTGATTTATGAAAATCAGAAATCTATTATCAATGTGGGTGTAATAAATGCTTTCAAAGATTATGAATTGCAAAAACAATCTCTTGAATTGGAAGAAGCAAATATTTTGCTGGCAAGAGAAAATGTTTCTATCATACTTGAAACTTATAAACTCGGAGCAGCAACCTATCTTCAATTAAGAGAAGCCCAGAAAAGCCTCGAAGATGCCTACAACAGGTTGATCGCCGCCCGCTACAATACCAAATTGGCCGAGACTGAATTATTAAGATTGAAAGGCGAACTGGTGAAATAG
- a CDS encoding efflux RND transporter permease subunit, translated as MNLSELSLKRPVFAIVCSILIIVFGAIGYTFLGVREYPAIDPAVISVRTSYVGASAEIVEQQITEPLEKAINGVQGVKNITSNSAQGSSNVTVEFELSVDLEKAANDVRDKVSQAAGNLPRDIDGPPTVNKSDADSDPIMFIVIQSQKKTLLELSDFAENVVQERLQTISGVSSAGSFGGQYSMRMWIDPAKLAAYKLTIGDIRAALDRENIELPGGKIRGNATQLIVNTYGKLTTETEFNDLIIREIDGRIIRFKDVGKAILSGDNDEFSSRVNNISSVGVRVVAQPGSNQIEIADEVYKRLDQIKEDMPDDININVGYDRSGFVRKAVSEVKETLLIAIGLVVLIIFLFFREWSLALRPLIDIPVSLIGAFFIMYLMGFSINVLTLLAVVLATGLVVDDGIVVTENIFKKMEQGMNKHKAALEGSKEIYFAVIATSITLAVVFLPVIFLQGFTGRLFREFGIVLAGAVMISAFVSLSLTPVLNIYLTKKNVHKHSWFYRITEPFFAGMESFYLSSLRGFMKLRWFAFIIVLACVATIFLIGRGLPQEVAPMEDRNRVRASLTGPEGADFDFIDKVTYDINQQLLDSIPELSFALSFAPAGFGGGSSNSSFISMGLDEASTRKRTQDQIAQQANRIFRRYNNVRAFAIQEPTISVGMGSRGSFPVQFVLQNLNFDKLKEKVPIFLDEVSKSKVFQGFDVNLKFNQPELQITIDRLKANELGVSVLDVTNTLQLALSGRRFGYFIMNGKQYQVIGQVERNDRDEPVDIKSFYVRNNAGELIQLDNIVKMVESTSPATIYHFNRFKSATISAGLAPGMALGDGIKEMESIGKRVLDESFNTALSGASLDFKESSSNTSFAFIVALILIFLVLSAQFESFIDPFIIMITVPLAIAGAVLSLELFGQTLNIFSQIGVIMLIGLVTKNGILIVEFANQKRKRGEKKIPAVIDASVARLRPILMTTLATTLGALPIALAIGSAGKSRIPLGIVIVGGMLFALILTLYVVPALYSYLSTKKKTETLETEISLADMKEAHD; from the coding sequence ATGAATTTATCAGAACTTAGTTTAAAAAGACCCGTATTTGCCATAGTATGTTCAATCCTGATCATTGTGTTTGGCGCTATAGGTTATACTTTTTTAGGTGTAAGGGAATACCCTGCCATTGACCCTGCGGTTATCAGCGTACGGACTTCCTATGTTGGTGCAAGTGCTGAGATCGTAGAACAACAAATTACAGAGCCGCTTGAAAAAGCGATCAATGGCGTACAGGGTGTAAAAAATATTACCTCTAACAGTGCACAAGGCAGCAGCAATGTAACTGTGGAGTTTGAATTAAGTGTTGACCTGGAAAAAGCAGCTAACGACGTAAGAGATAAAGTAAGCCAGGCTGCCGGAAACCTGCCCAGAGATATTGACGGCCCTCCTACTGTAAATAAATCTGATGCTGACTCTGACCCTATCATGTTTATCGTTATCCAAAGTCAGAAAAAAACATTACTCGAATTATCTGATTTTGCTGAGAACGTAGTGCAGGAACGTTTACAAACAATTTCGGGTGTAAGTTCAGCAGGTTCTTTTGGCGGGCAGTATTCCATGCGGATGTGGATCGATCCCGCAAAATTGGCTGCGTATAAATTAACCATAGGAGATATCCGGGCCGCTTTAGATCGTGAAAATATAGAATTACCGGGAGGTAAGATCCGTGGGAATGCCACACAGTTAATTGTGAATACCTATGGTAAGCTGACAACTGAAACTGAATTTAATGATCTTATCATTCGTGAAATTGATGGTCGTATCATCCGTTTCAAGGATGTAGGCAAAGCGATACTTTCAGGCGACAACGACGAATTTTCTTCAAGAGTAAATAATATATCCTCAGTTGGTGTAAGGGTGGTAGCACAGCCAGGCAGCAATCAAATTGAAATAGCAGATGAGGTTTACAAAAGACTGGATCAGATCAAGGAGGATATGCCTGATGATATTAATATTAATGTTGGGTATGATCGTTCTGGCTTTGTCCGCAAAGCTGTAAGTGAAGTAAAGGAAACACTACTTATCGCTATCGGGTTAGTTGTATTGATCATCTTTCTTTTCTTCCGTGAATGGTCATTGGCATTGCGGCCATTGATAGATATTCCTGTTTCATTGATCGGTGCATTTTTCATTATGTACTTAATGGGTTTTTCCATCAATGTACTTACACTTCTGGCAGTAGTGCTTGCCACAGGGCTGGTAGTGGATGATGGTATTGTGGTAACAGAAAATATTTTTAAGAAAATGGAGCAGGGCATGAATAAGCATAAGGCAGCCCTGGAAGGATCTAAAGAAATTTATTTCGCTGTCATCGCCACTTCCATCACATTGGCTGTTGTGTTTTTACCAGTTATCTTTTTACAAGGCTTTACCGGCAGGCTGTTTCGTGAATTTGGAATTGTGTTAGCCGGAGCTGTTATGATCTCTGCATTTGTTTCGCTTTCACTTACACCTGTATTGAATATTTATCTTACTAAAAAGAATGTACATAAGCACTCCTGGTTTTATCGTATTACAGAACCCTTTTTTGCCGGCATGGAAAGTTTTTATCTTTCTTCTCTGCGAGGGTTTATGAAACTGCGCTGGTTTGCATTTATTATTGTGCTTGCTTGCGTTGCCACTATTTTTCTTATTGGAAGAGGTCTTCCCCAGGAAGTGGCCCCTATGGAAGACAGGAACCGTGTTCGTGCAAGTTTAACAGGTCCCGAAGGTGCCGATTTTGATTTCATTGATAAGGTTACTTATGATATCAATCAGCAACTGTTAGACTCAATACCTGAGTTATCATTTGCCTTATCCTTTGCTCCTGCAGGTTTTGGCGGCGGCAGTTCCAACTCCTCATTTATCAGCATGGGATTGGATGAAGCCAGTACAAGAAAACGAACACAGGATCAGATCGCACAACAGGCAAACCGCATTTTCCGCAGGTATAATAATGTAAGAGCATTTGCCATACAGGAACCTACTATTTCAGTGGGTATGGGGAGCAGGGGAAGTTTTCCTGTACAGTTTGTTTTACAGAATCTCAATTTTGATAAATTAAAAGAGAAAGTGCCTATATTTTTAGATGAAGTATCTAAAAGTAAAGTGTTCCAGGGTTTTGATGTAAACCTGAAATTTAACCAACCGGAATTACAGATCACTATTGACAGGCTAAAAGCGAATGAACTGGGTGTTTCTGTTTTGGATGTTACCAATACGTTGCAGCTTGCATTAAGTGGCCGTCGTTTTGGTTATTTTATCATGAACGGAAAACAATACCAGGTGATCGGGCAGGTAGAAAGAAATGATCGTGATGAACCAGTTGACATCAAATCTTTTTATGTACGCAATAATGCAGGTGAGCTGATACAATTAGATAACATCGTTAAAATGGTGGAATCGACAAGCCCTGCAACGATTTATCATTTCAACCGCTTTAAAAGTGCCACCATTTCTGCAGGTCTTGCACCTGGTATGGCATTGGGTGATGGTATAAAAGAAATGGAAAGCATTGGCAAAAGAGTATTGGATGAATCATTTAATACTGCACTAAGCGGAGCTTCACTCGATTTCAAAGAAAGCTCTTCGAATACCTCCTTTGCATTCATCGTTGCATTGATCTTAATATTCTTAGTACTGTCAGCACAGTTCGAAAGTTTTATAGACCCATTCATTATTATGATCACCGTACCGCTTGCAATAGCCGGTGCTGTACTAAGCCTGGAACTATTCGGACAAACACTGAATATATTTTCACAGATCGGAGTCATCATGCTTATCGGGCTTGTGACCAAGAATGGTATCCTGATCGTTGAATTTGCTAACCAGAAAAGAAAAAGAGGGGAAAAGAAAATCCCTGCCGTAATTGATGCGTCTGTAGCGAGGCTTCGTCCTATTTTAATGACTACGCTGGCAACTACACTTGGTGCATTACCCATTGCACTAGCTATCGGTTCGGCCGGCAAAAGCCGTATTCCACTGGGTATAGTTATTGTCGGTGGAATGTTATTTGCCTTAATACTTACTTTATATGTTGTACCGGCACTGTATTCTTATTTATCCACCAAAAAGAAAACAGAAACATTGGAGACAGAAATTTCTTTGGCGGATATGAAAGAAGCACATGATTAA
- a CDS encoding efflux RND transporter periplasmic adaptor subunit, with the protein MNTHISISRLAVFIAALFLFSCKEKKPPVANMSGGAGKQPPVSVDIILTKTEVLVSDIEVPGSLLANESTEIRPEVSGKLVQLNVREGSFVSKGALLAKLYDGDLLAQKNKLEVQLKIAEQTESRQAQLLKIQGISQQEYDLSLLQVHNLNADINIINEAIRKTEIRAPFSGKIGFKSISPGAFVTPANIICTVSQLSQLKLQFTIPEKYSSEIKTGQLIDFTVDGSDKTFHATVSASESFIEENTRSLSVRSIVKTPDAVLVPGAFAKVKIQLGRNDKAIMIPTVAVVPLGRKKQVYLLKNGKAQTTEITTGVRDSDKIQVLTGLNLGDSVITTGLLFLKQGSDVKISKIISEK; encoded by the coding sequence GTGAACACACACATATCTATTTCCCGGCTTGCGGTTTTTATTGCAGCCCTTTTTTTATTTTCATGCAAAGAGAAAAAGCCACCAGTTGCCAACATGTCTGGTGGCGCAGGAAAACAGCCTCCAGTTTCCGTTGATATAATTCTTACAAAGACAGAGGTGCTGGTTTCAGATATTGAAGTTCCGGGCTCATTGCTGGCAAATGAATCAACAGAGATCCGTCCGGAAGTTTCCGGCAAACTCGTTCAACTGAATGTGAGGGAAGGAAGTTTTGTATCTAAAGGAGCATTGCTGGCAAAATTGTATGACGGAGATCTACTGGCACAGAAAAATAAACTTGAAGTACAATTGAAAATTGCGGAGCAAACAGAAAGCCGGCAAGCACAATTATTAAAAATTCAAGGCATCAGCCAGCAAGAATACGATCTAAGTCTTTTGCAGGTACATAATCTTAATGCAGATATTAATATTATTAATGAGGCTATCCGTAAAACAGAGATACGGGCTCCATTCAGTGGTAAAATTGGTTTTAAAAGTATCAGTCCTGGCGCCTTTGTTACTCCTGCCAATATTATTTGCACAGTAAGCCAGTTAAGTCAATTAAAACTACAATTCACTATTCCAGAAAAATACAGTTCGGAAATTAAAACCGGGCAATTGATCGATTTCACAGTTGATGGTTCAGACAAGACTTTTCATGCTACTGTTTCTGCATCGGAATCTTTTATTGAAGAAAACACCCGCAGCCTTTCAGTAAGATCAATTGTAAAAACGCCGGATGCAGTTTTAGTTCCCGGTGCATTTGCCAAAGTAAAAATTCAATTGGGTAGAAACGATAAAGCAATTATGATCCCAACAGTAGCCGTCGTGCCGTTGGGACGTAAAAAACAAGTTTATCTTTTAAAAAATGGAAAAGCGCAAACAACAGAAATTACAACCGGCGTACGTGACTCTGATAAGATTCAGGTTTTAACCGGGTTGAATTTAGGAGACAGTGTTATAACAACCGGTCTGTTGTTTCTCAAGCAAGGTAGTGATGTAAAAATTTCCAAAATTATCAGTGAGAAGTAA
- a CDS encoding 5-(carboxyamino)imidazole ribonucleotide synthase, with the protein MKKIGILGGGQLGRMLLQAAANYPVETYVLENDNECPAAHLCHHFTKGDIKNFDAVYNFGKGLHAITIEIENVNVEALEKLEAEGVKVYPKPSVLRTIKNKILQKQYYQQHQIPTAAFVITQNKKETEDNTTFLPAVHKLGEGGYDGRGVQLLKTKEDLEKAFDEPGVLEKMVEIEKEIAQMVAINEKGETALYPPVEMLFDHRLNLLDYQLCPAALNTQTLYKTEAIALTVVRNFKSPGIFAVEMFIDKKGTVLVNETAPRVHNSGHHTIEAHYSSQFDMLWRVMLGYPLGNTDPILPSIMVNIIGSDGFNGDVKYEGLDEVLKIENAFVHLYGKKQTKPGRKMGHVTILSKEKQDLIHKSNKIKHTLKAKT; encoded by the coding sequence ATGAAAAAAATCGGTATCCTCGGAGGTGGACAATTAGGAAGAATGCTTTTACAGGCAGCAGCCAATTATCCTGTTGAAACCTATGTACTGGAAAATGATAATGAATGCCCTGCCGCACATCTTTGTCATCATTTTACAAAAGGCGATATCAAAAATTTCGATGCTGTTTACAATTTTGGAAAAGGGCTTCATGCCATCACTATCGAAATAGAAAATGTGAATGTGGAGGCATTGGAAAAATTGGAAGCTGAAGGAGTGAAAGTTTATCCCAAGCCTTCCGTACTCAGAACCATCAAGAATAAAATTTTACAAAAGCAATATTACCAACAGCATCAAATACCAACTGCAGCATTTGTGATCACTCAAAACAAAAAGGAAACAGAGGACAATACTACATTTTTACCTGCTGTACATAAACTGGGCGAAGGCGGATATGATGGTCGCGGTGTTCAATTGCTAAAAACAAAAGAGGACCTGGAAAAAGCATTTGATGAACCCGGTGTGTTGGAAAAAATGGTAGAAATTGAAAAAGAGATAGCCCAAATGGTAGCCATTAATGAAAAAGGTGAAACGGCTTTATACCCCCCGGTTGAAATGCTATTTGACCACCGGTTAAACTTACTAGACTACCAGCTCTGCCCCGCAGCACTGAACACACAAACGCTTTATAAAACTGAAGCAATTGCTTTAACTGTTGTCCGAAATTTTAAATCACCCGGCATATTTGCGGTTGAAATGTTTATTGATAAAAAGGGGACTGTGCTTGTAAATGAAACAGCTCCGAGGGTTCATAACAGCGGTCACCATACCATCGAAGCGCATTACTCATCGCAGTTTGACATGCTGTGGAGAGTAATGCTTGGGTATCCGCTGGGAAACACTGACCCCATCCTACCTTCTATCATGGTCAATATTATCGGCTCCGACGGTTTTAACGGGGATGTGAAATACGAAGGCTTGGATGAAGTGCTGAAAATTGAAAATGCTTTTGTGCATTTGTACGGAAAAAAACAAACTAAACCCGGCCGTAAAATGGGGCATGTGACTATCTTGAGCAAAGAGAAACAAGACCTGATTCATAAGTCCAATAAGATTAAACACACATTAAAGGCAAAGACCTGA
- a CDS encoding RNA polymerase sigma-70 factor codes for MNDISPRDERELLLLLKQGNEQVFEKIYNLYSPRIFGNIYKMVKSKPAAEEILQDVFIKIWSNRASIDLDKSFRSYLFRIAENKVYDFFRKAVRDKKIQVELFATATEEYEHIEEMIYTKENALLLQKAIDSLSPQRQQIFRLIKLDNKSYNEVSSQLGISVSTISDHIVKANKAIREFIFTHNGMTIIIFCLLLSINK; via the coding sequence GTGAACGATATTTCTCCTCGTGATGAAAGAGAATTACTCTTGCTATTAAAGCAGGGTAATGAGCAGGTATTTGAAAAAATATATAACCTATATAGTCCCCGGATTTTTGGAAACATATACAAGATGGTGAAGTCGAAACCGGCTGCCGAGGAAATATTGCAGGACGTCTTTATAAAAATTTGGTCTAACCGTGCCAGTATTGATCTCGATAAATCTTTTCGATCTTATCTTTTCCGCATCGCTGAAAATAAGGTTTATGATTTTTTTCGAAAAGCAGTAAGGGATAAAAAAATACAAGTTGAGTTGTTTGCAACTGCAACGGAAGAATATGAACATATCGAAGAAATGATTTATACAAAAGAGAATGCCTTACTCCTTCAAAAAGCTATTGATTCTCTTTCTCCACAACGGCAACAGATATTTCGATTAATTAAACTTGATAATAAAAGCTATAATGAGGTAAGCTCGCAATTAGGCATATCTGTTTCAACAATAAGTGATCATATTGTCAAAGCAAATAAGGCAATTCGTGAGTTCATTTTTACTCATAATGGCATGACGATCATCATTTTTTGCCTTTTATTAAGTATTAACAAATAA